A single region of the Maniola jurtina chromosome 21, ilManJurt1.1, whole genome shotgun sequence genome encodes:
- the LOC123876394 gene encoding glucose dehydrogenase [FAD, quinone]-like: MYYKVFATKFRAFIRTTIDRPWVQWLLRLLTFLEVIASVGWPQSFPLRDGYKFDFIVVGAGSAGAIVATRLSEVPHWKVLLLEAGGDPPPASVIPSMFGLITHSEYDWDHGADLDPGTGQVHVDRKVYMGGGKMLGGSSSSNLQIYARGAPEDFEEWNKIAPGWDWDTVLHYYKKLEHVTDHSVLQNPHNAHYHSTTGPVGISRPRANDYYERVHDQVLSSWEEMGIKRLLETNGPEILGASRPHFTFANGRRSSTAEAYLRPTKDRPNFYITKFARVIKVLIDSSTLRAYGVKVLLKTGEIITLYANIEVILSAGSIHTPKLLMLSGVGPREVLEPFNIHTIADLPVGKNLQDHLFVTLVIKGQKGFQTAVQNLLAPGELDKFPIPLQNGFIRLNGSASKYYGKNKPHIQIFNIRVGATAAPALLFGCRVTANLAEDYCYSVSKANVYREIDLMNLLLLHPKSRGQVRLRSSDPLVPPLIEIGFFRNIKDVGIVVEAIKFMLRITETTYYRKVGGEVARLDVRGCEGLHYGTDEYWACYAVNTVNSLLHPVGTCSMGPDGVVDERLRVHKIKGLRVVDASVMPLSPSGNTNAPTMMIGEKAADMIKEDHNIIHSHNDEYYG; encoded by the exons ATGTATTATAAAGTGTTCGCGACAAAATTTCGTGCTTTCATAAGGACTACCATAGACAGACCGTGGGTTCAGTGGTTGCTACGATTGTTGACATTCTTGGAGGTCATTGCTTCTGTTGGATGGCCACAATCCTTTCCATTGAGag ATGGATACAAATTCGACTTCATCGTGGTCGGGGCTGGTTCGGCCGGCGCCATCGTCGCCACGAGGCTCAGCGAGGTGCCGCACTGGAAAGTGCTGCTACTTGAAGCAGGGGGCGACCCTCCGCCTGCCAGTGTG ATACCGAGTATGTTTGGGCTAATCACGCACTCAGAGTACGATTGGGATCACGGCGCAGATCTCGACCCGGGAACTGGGCAGGTCCATGTCGATAGAAAAGTCTACATGGGTGGGGGAAAGATGCTAGGAGGCTCATCGTCAAGTAACTTACAGATTTACGCGAGAGGAGCACCAGAGGACTTCGAAGAGTGGAACAAAATAGCACCAGGCTGGGATTGGGATACAGTTTTACATTACTACAAAAAGCTCGAACACGTGACAGATCACTCAGTTTTACAGAATCCACATAATGCTCATTATCATTCAACAACCGGCCCTGTTGGTATATCACGACCTAGGGCAAACGATTATTACGAAAGAGTACACGACCAAGTTTTAAGTTCATGGGAAGAAATGGGAATAAAACGACTGTTAGAAACAAATGGACCAGAAATATTAGGAGCATCTCGACCACACTTCACTTTCGCTAACGGCAGAAGATCCAGTACAGCTGAGGCGTATTTACGTCCAACGAAAGACAGACCAAACttttacattacaaaatttGCAAGGGTTATCAAAGTGTTAATAGATTCATCCACTCTACGAGCATACGGTGTCAAAGTTTTGCTTAAAACTGGTGAAATTATAACACTGTACGCTAACATTGAGGTGATTTTATCTGCTGGCTCCATACATACACCAAAACTTCTAATGCTGTCGGGGGTAGGTCCTCGTGAAGTTTTGGAACCATTTAATATCCACACTATCGCCGACCTTCCCGTTGGTAAAAATCTTCAGGACCACCTATTCGTAACTCTAGTTATAAAAGGTCAAAAAGGTTTTCAAACAGCCGTTCAGAATTTGTTGGCCCCTGGGGAATTAGACAAGTTTCCAATACCCCTACAAAATGGTTTCATAAGACTCAACGGCTCTGCTAGCAAGTATTATGGCAAAAATAAACCTCATATTCAGATATTTAACATTCGAGTCGGGGCTACAGCGGCTCCTGCTCTTTTGTTTGGTTGTCGAGTAACAGCTAACTTAGCTGAAGATTATTGCTATTCAGTGAGTAAAGCCAACGTGTATCGCGAAATAGATCTTATGAACTTGCTTTTGCTCCATCCAAAATCAAGAGGTCAAGTAAGATTGAGAAGTAGTGACCCTTTAGTTCCTCCATTGATAGAAATAGGGTTCTTTAGAAACATAAAAGATGTAGGAATAGTCGTAGAAGCTATAAAATTTATGTTAAGGATAACTGAAACGACGTATTACAGAAAAGTGGGTGGAGAAGTTGCTAGGTTAGACGTTAGAGGCTGTGAAGGACTTCATTATGGAACCGATGAATACTGGGCATGTTATGCTGTCAATACTGTAAATTCATTGCTGCATCCCGTAGGAACGTGTTCGATGGGACCAGACGGAGTAGTCGATGAACGATTAAGGGTTCATAAGATCAAAGGATTGAGGGTTGTGGACGCATCGGTTATGCCTCTAAGTCCGAGTGGAAACACCAACGCGCCAACAATGATGATAGGTGAGAAAGCAGCAGATATGATTAAAGAAGATCACAATATAATACATTCACACAACGACGAATATTACGGGTAA